In one Rutidosis leptorrhynchoides isolate AG116_Rl617_1_P2 chromosome 8, CSIRO_AGI_Rlap_v1, whole genome shotgun sequence genomic region, the following are encoded:
- the LOC139861391 gene encoding uncharacterized protein isoform X1, with protein sequence MSPELLPIDRKDILKVTTSFSSEPVEKFPACWRESSTTPSHPKNLWSGGGCGPSDFRRPFTGPRVSVDLGNQKDSKGGHSWETTASPNGNFNRQTDFVNSWDQLHSNDQKAKNSSPVSFTGGQRLEKGNSLGSTLDWKPIKWIRSGSLSSRGASFSHSSSCKIIGVETLDSKTDPLQPGNNTLVRSPSADTAPCLTPTTPDEANSRKKARLGWGEGLAKYEKKKVDPNDVVDKETGPRDGTIDDASISEPLVSSPSNLPAKSPNVAGYLECASPTTSCSFACSSSPGVEERTSVTEATLHTDTRNHSHACQNHTQELTFNLENLELPEGFNMSSLLDELLQTDETSGPGSRFAMDKLQVWKADISRSLEITESEIDSLEIELKSLKSDRGSCPISSSSRFLLKECNNKNIQNIEITGASTSILEKTECSQDHVGTDMVTFCGDSSKVSTFSVDDVQEKLYKSILASNIVKAKETSDEISKMLPTRVRTGISRATDNSLMAEKFVMRKRFLKFKERIISLKFRALHYYWKKDLCLLFSRKSGSKPNRKSESSFRMGFADHQRHRSSIYTRLSSPAGNLCLVPTKEMVEYANKLLYDSQIIRASRNAQKMPTFVLDKGTRTSTRFISDNGLVENPIDVEKEKSIVKAWTVEDKETFLEKYSCFGKNFRKIATFLPNKTVADCVEFYYKNHKSDDFQKTKQSSEFAKGKSKIANTYLVTSGKQRPNRETRAMVYDANGGCSILKQSNGSDSFCSEQETAAADVLAGICGSISPEALGSCVTSLVDHGDVLQKVKRCQKQGGSSSSLRCVDDETCSDDSCGEDMDSSHWTDEEKSSFMKAVRTYGKDFSMISQCVRTRSIGQCSVYFSKTKNVFGLDTIANQGSSEGTTGANQGDHDDTCMIDSGSGISQDKSSMEFRMDVDDRDSSDTNVVNNCTEPALMFENSIEQVPKLNVNLEGAADSEATEAVNVEPSPQTANSDSASGAKVEEADPVVNGSANDLSVTYYSRAGLLDLSIDDGSKLDLNAVSENVTCREIGNDFVTTSLFPKNLDRKTVVSQDDVSSKLSFRKSGQRSSSIDGYHLCCSPRRSLSCNEPQSNFKFDESLLMPRDGCIQMCPNSTTVSQEQRRCSSLDIEKASSNGDVKLFGQILTNTKANGSATGNSSNSKFENSGAHRKLASLDLDKDNDSAFGAEKNLQLNRSYGFWDGNRIQTGLSSLPDSAVLLAKYPSAFSDINVTSGFSSRKLSNNNRGPSYHPYGQSFTVDKVLSEIPRRKELEAALSTTSVQQGRGLKGVGGASCNGVADPVAAIRMHYAKTEHYKNGGIMEKY encoded by the exons ATGTCGCCGGAGCTGTTGCCAATTGATCGGAAAGATATTTTAAAGGTGACGACATCCTTCTCATCGGAACCTGTTGAAAAATTTCCGGCATGTTGGAGAGAGTCTTCTACCACTCCTTCTCACCCTAAGAACCTTTGGTCCGGTGGGGGTTGTGGACCGTCTGATTTTCGCCGTCCGTTTACCG GGCCCCGGGTGTCAGTGGACTTGGGTAATCAGAAAGACAGTAAGGGAGGACACTCATGGGAAACTACTGCTTCCCCAAATGGTAACTTCAATCGCCAAACCGATTTTGTGAACTCGTGGGACCAACTACATTCGAATGACCAAAAAGCGAAGAATAGTAGTCCAGTTAGTTTTACAGGCGGTCAAAGGCTCGAGAAAGGGAATTCATTGGGATCTACACTTGATTGGAAGCCTATTAAATGGATTCGTTCCGGAAGCTTATCTTCAAGAGGTGCTAGTTTTAGTCATTCAAGTAGCTGTAAGATTATTGGGGTGGAGACTCTTGATTCAAAAACTGACCCTTTGCAGCCGGGTAACAACACTCTGGTTCGATCTCCGTCAGCGGATACTGCTCCGTGTTTGACACCAACGACTCCTGATGAGGCCAACTCACGTAAAAAGGCCCGTCTTGGGTGGGGTGAGGGGCTGGCCAAGTATGAGAAAAAGAAGGTTGACCCAAATGATGTTGTCGATAAAGAGACTGGACCGAGGGATGGAACTATTGATGATGCCAGCATCTCAGAACCTTTAGTATCCAGTCCGTCTAACTTGCCTGCTAAAAGCCCAAACGTCGCTGGTTACTTGGAATGTGCATCTCCTACTACGTCTTGCTCTTTTGCTTGCAGTTCATCTCCAG GCGTAGAAGAGAGGACATCTGTTACAGAAGCTACCTTACATACCGATACTCGTAATCATAGTCACGCGTGTCAAAATCACACACAAGAATTAACATTTAATTTGGAGAATTTGGAGCTTCCTGAAGGCTTTAACATGAGCTCTTTACTCGATGAACTGCTGCAGACCGATGAAACAAGTGGTCCCGGGTCCCGTTTTGCAATGGACAAGTTACAGGTATGGAAAGCAGACATTTCTAGGTCACTTGAAATCACAGAATCTGAAATCGATTCTCTTGAGATTGAATTGAAATCGTTGAAATCTGATCGAGGTTCATGTCCTATTTCGTCTTCTTCCCGTTTTTTACTTAAAGAGTGCAACAACAAGAATATACAAAATATCGAGATTACAGGCGCTTCAACATCTATCTTGGAGAAAACGGAATGCTCTCAAGATCACGTTGGCACTGATATGGTAACGTTTTGTGGGGATAGTAGTAAAGTTTCAACCTTTTCTGTTGACGATGTACAAGAAAAGTTATATAAGTCAATATTGGCTTCAAATATTGTGAAAGCAAAAGAAACATCAGATGAAATTAGTAAGATGTTGCCAACACGTGTCCGTACCGGTATTTCACGAGCTACTGATAATTCATTGATGGCAGAAAAGTTTGTTATGAGGAAACGTTTTTTAAAGTTCAAGGAAAGGATTATCAGTCTCAAGTTTCGGGCATTGCACTACTATTGGAAAAAAGATCTTTGCTTGCTTTTTTCAAGAAAATCGGGCTCAAAGCCTAATAGGAAGTCTGAATCGAGCTTTCGTATGGGATTTGCGGACCATCAAAGGCATCGTTCATCCATTTACACCCGTTTATCTTCTCCTG CTGGCAATTTATGCTTGGTTCCAACCAAGGAGATGGTTGAATATGCAAACAAGCTACtttatgattcacagattataagggCTTCCAGGAATGCACAAAAGATGCCAACTTTCGTATTAGACAAGGGTACACGAACGAGTACCAGGTTTATTTCGGATAATGGATTAGTGGAGAACCCTATCGATGTTGAAAAGGAGAAGTCTATCGTTAAGGCGTGGACGGTAGAAGATAAAGAAACGTTTCTGGAAAAGTATTCTTGTTTTGGAAAAAACTTTAGAAAAATTGCAACTTTTTTGCCAAACAAAACAGTTGCCGATTGTGTTGAGTTCTATTACAAGAATCACAAGTCTGATGATTTTCAAAAAACAAAACAGAGTTCGGAATTTGCTAAAGGGAAGTCTAAAATTGCAAATACATACTTGGTCACATCTGGGAAACAAAGACCTAATCGAGAAACAAGGGCCATGGTTTATGATGCGAATGGCGGTTGTAGCATCTTAAAGCAGTCGAATGGTTCTGATTCGTTTTGTAGTGAACAAGAAACTGCTGCAGCTGATGTATTAGCTGGTATTTGTGGGTCTATATCACCTGAAGCTTTGGGTTCATGTGTCACAAGTCTGGTTGACCATGGAGATGttcttcaaaaagtcaaacgatgtcAGAAACAGGGTGGTTCATCTTCATCACTACGTTGTGTTGATGATGAGACCTGTTCAGATGATAGTTGTGGGGAAGATATGGATTCGTCTCATTGGACGGATGAAGAGAAGTCGAGTTTTATGAAGGCGGTTCGAACTTACGGCAAGGATTTTTCGATGATCTCTCAATGTGTTAGAACACGGTCAATCGGTCAGTGCAGTGTCTATTTTAGCAAGACTAAGAACGTTTTCGGGCTCGATACGATTGCTAATCAAGGTTCCAGTGAAGGTACAACAGGTGCGAACCAAGGTGATCATGATGATACTTGCATGATCGACAGTGGGTCGGGAATTTCGCAAGATAAATCATCTATGGAGTTTAGGATGGATGTTGATGACCGGGACTCATCCGATACGAATGTAGTAAACAACTGTACTGAACCTGCGCTCATGTTTGAGAATTCGATAGAACAGGTGCCAAAGTTGAATGTTAATTTGGAGGGGGCTGCAGACAGTGAAGCAACCGAAGCTGTGAATGTGGAGCCGTCTCCACAAACGGCGAATTCTGATTCTGCATCAGGTGCCAAAGTTGAAGAAGCTGATCCAGTTGTCAACGGGTCTGCTAATGACCTTTCTGTTACGTATTACTCAAGAGCGGGGTTATTGGATTTAAGCATTGATGATGGAAGCAAGTTGGATTTGAATGCAGTTTCTGAAAATGTAACTTGTCGGGAAATAGGTAATGATTTTGTCACGACTAGTTTGTTTCCGAAAAATCTCGACAGGAAGACTGTTGTTAGCCAGGATGATGTGTCATCCAAACTCTCGTTCAGAAAGAGCGGTCAAAGATCTTCAAGTATCGATGGTTACCATTTGTGTTGTTCTCCTAGACGTTCATTAAGTTGCAACGAACCGCAAAGCAACTTCAAGTTTGACGAGAGTCTTTTAATGCCAAGGGATGGTTGTATACAAATGTGTCCCAATTCGACAACTGTGTCCCAAGAACAGAGAAGATGTTCATCTTTAGACATTGAAAAGGCAAGTAGTAATGGCGATGTGAAACTATTCGGTCAGATCTTGACTAATACCAAGGCAAATGGTAGTGCAACTGGAAATTCATCTAATTCGAAGTTTGAAAATAGCGGCGCACACAGGAAATTAGCTTCGTTAGATCTCGATAAGGATAACGATTCCGCTTTTGGTGCAGAAAAAAACCTTCAGTTGAATAGAAGCTATGGATTTTGGGATGGAAACAGAATACAGACAGGTTTATCCTCTTTACCAGACTCTGCTGTGTTACTAGCTAAATATCCTTCTGCTTTTAGCGACATAAACGTTACGTCTGGTTTTTCGTCTAGAAAACTTAGCAACAACAATCGAGGTCCAAGTTACCATCCGTACGGACAGTCTTTTACAGTAGATAAGGTATTAAGCGAGATTCCGAGACGAAAAGAGTTGGAAGCAGCATTGTCAACAACTAGTGTGCAACAAGGTAGGGGCTTGAAAGGTGTTGGTGGGGCCTCCTGCAATGGAGTTGCGGACCCCGTGGCAGCCATTAGAATGCACTATGCAAAAACAGAGCATTACAAGAATGGTGGAATCATGGAGAAGTATTAG
- the LOC139862091 gene encoding uncharacterized protein isoform X2 — translation MENTAANQLPEVDSLPDGFVDSSAEHLTSSPVTPEVVDYEEERLVEVESRPDLVVDDFQSCEGDDGSAEQARTFPVELSDSDAQNLVRTPVEDCKDESEAGSPSFVSDNLVVKSEHELAPSTDGNKLATELGVETQAANVQGTVASESSGTSRKDTSDVKRKSTKRTFKTEKEFLEFTLSYQKVLSERDAAISMRDKLESLCRELQRQNKMLMDECKRVSTESQNLRLELSNKFQEAIKDVTVKLEEQRDDSLTQLKENEMLKNQLKQKENQIALTEQQYAHQLKQKSLELQIADLKIQQHEENLVKEQSQMKMYAEQVSQLLATEKSLRLQLTADGEKFQQFQDALVKSNEVFETFKQEIEKMAKSIKELKKENSFLKSKTEKSDITLIQLVEERERMKKQLEKTKNQKEKLESLCRSLQAERKQNPSVQSNTDSSPA, via the exons ATGGAGAATACTGCGGCAAATCAACTGCCAGAAGTGGATTCGTTACCTGACGGTTTTGTTGACAGCTCAGCGGAACATCTAACCTCGTCACCTGTGACGCCGGAAGTGGTGGATTATGAGGAGGAGAGATTAGTAGAAGTTGAATCGCGGCCTGATTTGGTAGTGGATGATTTTCAGTCGTGTGAAGGTGACGATGGAAGTGCAGAACAAGCGAGAACGTTTCCTGTAGAACTATCGGATTCTGATGCGCAGAATTTGGTAAGAACGCCTGTTGAGGATTGTAAAGATGAGAGTGAGGCTGGATCACCGAGCTTCGTGTCTGATAATCTGGTAGTGAAATCGGAACATGAATTGGCTCCTTCAACCGACGGAAACAAATTAG CGACCGAGCTAGGAGTGGAAACGCAAGCAGCCAATGTACAAGGAACGGTAGCATCAGAGAGCTCTGGAACAAGCAGAAAA GATACATCTGACGTCAAACGTAAAAGTACCAAGCGTACTTTTAAGACAGAGAAGGAATTTTTGGAGTTCACTCTGAGTTATCAGAAAGTTCTTTCTGAAAGGGATGCAG CTATTTCTATGCGAGATAAACTTGAGTCACTATGTAGAGAGCTACAAcgtcaaaacaagatgctaatg GACGAATGCAAAAGAGTATCAACAGAAAGTCAAAACTTAAGACTAGAGCTATCAAACAAGTTTCAGGAAGCTATAAAG GACGTTACCGTTAAGCTGGAGGAGCAAAGGGACGACAGCCTGACGCAACTGAAGGAGAATGAAAT GTTAAAAAACCAATTGAAGCAAAAGGAAAATCAAATTGCTCTTACGGAGCAACAATACGCTCACCAG TTGAAGCAGAAAAGTCTAGAACTTCAAATTGCAGATTTAAAGATTCAACAACATGAAGAAAATTTGGTCAAGGAACAATCCCAGATGAAGATGTATGCAGAACAGGTGTCACAACTTTTGGCAACAGAAAAGAGTTTACGATTACAGTTAACTGCTGACGGTGAAAAATTCCAACAATTCCAG GATGCATTGGTAAAGAGCAATGAGGTTTTTGAAACATTTAAGCAAGAAATTGAAAAG ATGGCAAAATCGATAAAGGAACTTAAAAAGGAAAATAGCTTTTTAAAGAGTAAGACCGAGAAGTCTGACATCACCCTTATACAACTCGTGGAGGAG CGTGAACGTATGAAGAAGCAACTGGAGAAAACCAAGAATCAAAaagaaaagcttgaatcattatgcAGATCGCTCCAAGCCGAGAGAAAGCAAAATCCATCCGTGCAAAGCAATACTGATTCGTCCCCTGCTTGA
- the LOC139861391 gene encoding uncharacterized protein isoform X2, producing the protein MSPELLPIDRKDILKVTTSFSSEPVEKFPACWRESSTTPSHPKNLWSGGGCGPSDFRRPFTGPRVSVDLGNQKDSKGGHSWETTASPNGNFNRQTDFVNSWDQLHSNDQKAKNSSPVSFTGGQRLEKGNSLGSTLDWKPIKWIRSGSLSSRGASFSHSSSCKIIGVETLDSKTDPLQPGNNTLVRSPSADTAPCLTPTTPDEANSRKKARLGWGEGLAKYEKKKVDPNDVVDKETGPRDGTIDDASISEPLVSSPSNLPAKSPNVAGYLECASPTTSCSFACSSSPGVEERTSVTEATLHTDTRNHSHACQNHTQELTFNLENLELPEGFNMSSLLDELLQTDETSGPGSRFAMDKLQVWKADISRSLEITESEIDSLEIELKSLKSDRGSCPISSSSRFLLKECNNKNIQNIEITGASTSILEKTECSQDHVGTDMVTFCGDSSKVSTFSVDDVQEKLYKSILASNIVKAKETSDEISKMLPTRVRTGISRATDNSLMAEKFVMRKRFLKFKERIISLKFRALHYYWKKDLCLLFSRKSGSKPNRKSESSFRMGFADHQRHRSSIYTRLSSPAGNLCLVPTKEMVEYANKLLYDSQIIRASRNAQKMPTFVLDKGTRTSTRFISDNGLVENPIDVEKEKSIVKAWTVEDKETFLEKYSCFGKNFRKIATFLPNKTVADCVEFYYKNHKSDDFQKTKQSSEFAKGKSKIANTYLVTSGKQRPNRETRAMVYDANGGCSILKQSNGSDSFCSEQETAAADVLAGICGSISPEALGSCVTSLVDHGDVLQKVKRCQKQGGSSSSLRCVDDETCSDDSCGEDMDSSHWTDEEKSSFMKAVRTYGKDFSMISQCVRTRSIGQCSVYFSKTKNVFGLDTIANQGSSEGTTGANQGDHDDTCMIDSGSGISQDKSSMEFRMDVDDRDSSDTNVVNNCTEPALMFENSIEQVPKLNVNLEGAADSEATEAVNVEPSPQTANSDSASGAKVEEADPVVNGSANDLSVTYYSRAGLLDLSIDDGSKLDLNAVSENVTCREIGNDFVTTSLFPKNLDRKTVVSQDDVSSKLSFRKSGQRSSSIDGYHLCCSPRRSLSCNEPQSNFKFDESLLMPRDGCIQMCPNSTTVSQEQRRCSSLDIEKASSNGDVKLFGQILTNTKANGSATGNSSNSKFENSGAHRKLASLDLDKDNDSAFGAEKNLQLNRSYGFWDGNRIQTENLATTIEVQVTIRTDSLLQ; encoded by the exons ATGTCGCCGGAGCTGTTGCCAATTGATCGGAAAGATATTTTAAAGGTGACGACATCCTTCTCATCGGAACCTGTTGAAAAATTTCCGGCATGTTGGAGAGAGTCTTCTACCACTCCTTCTCACCCTAAGAACCTTTGGTCCGGTGGGGGTTGTGGACCGTCTGATTTTCGCCGTCCGTTTACCG GGCCCCGGGTGTCAGTGGACTTGGGTAATCAGAAAGACAGTAAGGGAGGACACTCATGGGAAACTACTGCTTCCCCAAATGGTAACTTCAATCGCCAAACCGATTTTGTGAACTCGTGGGACCAACTACATTCGAATGACCAAAAAGCGAAGAATAGTAGTCCAGTTAGTTTTACAGGCGGTCAAAGGCTCGAGAAAGGGAATTCATTGGGATCTACACTTGATTGGAAGCCTATTAAATGGATTCGTTCCGGAAGCTTATCTTCAAGAGGTGCTAGTTTTAGTCATTCAAGTAGCTGTAAGATTATTGGGGTGGAGACTCTTGATTCAAAAACTGACCCTTTGCAGCCGGGTAACAACACTCTGGTTCGATCTCCGTCAGCGGATACTGCTCCGTGTTTGACACCAACGACTCCTGATGAGGCCAACTCACGTAAAAAGGCCCGTCTTGGGTGGGGTGAGGGGCTGGCCAAGTATGAGAAAAAGAAGGTTGACCCAAATGATGTTGTCGATAAAGAGACTGGACCGAGGGATGGAACTATTGATGATGCCAGCATCTCAGAACCTTTAGTATCCAGTCCGTCTAACTTGCCTGCTAAAAGCCCAAACGTCGCTGGTTACTTGGAATGTGCATCTCCTACTACGTCTTGCTCTTTTGCTTGCAGTTCATCTCCAG GCGTAGAAGAGAGGACATCTGTTACAGAAGCTACCTTACATACCGATACTCGTAATCATAGTCACGCGTGTCAAAATCACACACAAGAATTAACATTTAATTTGGAGAATTTGGAGCTTCCTGAAGGCTTTAACATGAGCTCTTTACTCGATGAACTGCTGCAGACCGATGAAACAAGTGGTCCCGGGTCCCGTTTTGCAATGGACAAGTTACAGGTATGGAAAGCAGACATTTCTAGGTCACTTGAAATCACAGAATCTGAAATCGATTCTCTTGAGATTGAATTGAAATCGTTGAAATCTGATCGAGGTTCATGTCCTATTTCGTCTTCTTCCCGTTTTTTACTTAAAGAGTGCAACAACAAGAATATACAAAATATCGAGATTACAGGCGCTTCAACATCTATCTTGGAGAAAACGGAATGCTCTCAAGATCACGTTGGCACTGATATGGTAACGTTTTGTGGGGATAGTAGTAAAGTTTCAACCTTTTCTGTTGACGATGTACAAGAAAAGTTATATAAGTCAATATTGGCTTCAAATATTGTGAAAGCAAAAGAAACATCAGATGAAATTAGTAAGATGTTGCCAACACGTGTCCGTACCGGTATTTCACGAGCTACTGATAATTCATTGATGGCAGAAAAGTTTGTTATGAGGAAACGTTTTTTAAAGTTCAAGGAAAGGATTATCAGTCTCAAGTTTCGGGCATTGCACTACTATTGGAAAAAAGATCTTTGCTTGCTTTTTTCAAGAAAATCGGGCTCAAAGCCTAATAGGAAGTCTGAATCGAGCTTTCGTATGGGATTTGCGGACCATCAAAGGCATCGTTCATCCATTTACACCCGTTTATCTTCTCCTG CTGGCAATTTATGCTTGGTTCCAACCAAGGAGATGGTTGAATATGCAAACAAGCTACtttatgattcacagattataagggCTTCCAGGAATGCACAAAAGATGCCAACTTTCGTATTAGACAAGGGTACACGAACGAGTACCAGGTTTATTTCGGATAATGGATTAGTGGAGAACCCTATCGATGTTGAAAAGGAGAAGTCTATCGTTAAGGCGTGGACGGTAGAAGATAAAGAAACGTTTCTGGAAAAGTATTCTTGTTTTGGAAAAAACTTTAGAAAAATTGCAACTTTTTTGCCAAACAAAACAGTTGCCGATTGTGTTGAGTTCTATTACAAGAATCACAAGTCTGATGATTTTCAAAAAACAAAACAGAGTTCGGAATTTGCTAAAGGGAAGTCTAAAATTGCAAATACATACTTGGTCACATCTGGGAAACAAAGACCTAATCGAGAAACAAGGGCCATGGTTTATGATGCGAATGGCGGTTGTAGCATCTTAAAGCAGTCGAATGGTTCTGATTCGTTTTGTAGTGAACAAGAAACTGCTGCAGCTGATGTATTAGCTGGTATTTGTGGGTCTATATCACCTGAAGCTTTGGGTTCATGTGTCACAAGTCTGGTTGACCATGGAGATGttcttcaaaaagtcaaacgatgtcAGAAACAGGGTGGTTCATCTTCATCACTACGTTGTGTTGATGATGAGACCTGTTCAGATGATAGTTGTGGGGAAGATATGGATTCGTCTCATTGGACGGATGAAGAGAAGTCGAGTTTTATGAAGGCGGTTCGAACTTACGGCAAGGATTTTTCGATGATCTCTCAATGTGTTAGAACACGGTCAATCGGTCAGTGCAGTGTCTATTTTAGCAAGACTAAGAACGTTTTCGGGCTCGATACGATTGCTAATCAAGGTTCCAGTGAAGGTACAACAGGTGCGAACCAAGGTGATCATGATGATACTTGCATGATCGACAGTGGGTCGGGAATTTCGCAAGATAAATCATCTATGGAGTTTAGGATGGATGTTGATGACCGGGACTCATCCGATACGAATGTAGTAAACAACTGTACTGAACCTGCGCTCATGTTTGAGAATTCGATAGAACAGGTGCCAAAGTTGAATGTTAATTTGGAGGGGGCTGCAGACAGTGAAGCAACCGAAGCTGTGAATGTGGAGCCGTCTCCACAAACGGCGAATTCTGATTCTGCATCAGGTGCCAAAGTTGAAGAAGCTGATCCAGTTGTCAACGGGTCTGCTAATGACCTTTCTGTTACGTATTACTCAAGAGCGGGGTTATTGGATTTAAGCATTGATGATGGAAGCAAGTTGGATTTGAATGCAGTTTCTGAAAATGTAACTTGTCGGGAAATAGGTAATGATTTTGTCACGACTAGTTTGTTTCCGAAAAATCTCGACAGGAAGACTGTTGTTAGCCAGGATGATGTGTCATCCAAACTCTCGTTCAGAAAGAGCGGTCAAAGATCTTCAAGTATCGATGGTTACCATTTGTGTTGTTCTCCTAGACGTTCATTAAGTTGCAACGAACCGCAAAGCAACTTCAAGTTTGACGAGAGTCTTTTAATGCCAAGGGATGGTTGTATACAAATGTGTCCCAATTCGACAACTGTGTCCCAAGAACAGAGAAGATGTTCATCTTTAGACATTGAAAAGGCAAGTAGTAATGGCGATGTGAAACTATTCGGTCAGATCTTGACTAATACCAAGGCAAATGGTAGTGCAACTGGAAATTCATCTAATTCGAAGTTTGAAAATAGCGGCGCACACAGGAAATTAGCTTCGTTAGATCTCGATAAGGATAACGATTCCGCTTTTGGTGCAGAAAAAAACCTTCAGTTGAATAGAAGCTATGGATTTTGGGATGGAAACAGAATACAGACAG AAAACTTAGCAACAACAATCGAGGTCCAAGTTACCATCCGTACGGACAGTCTTTTACAGTAG
- the LOC139862091 gene encoding uncharacterized protein isoform X1: MENTAANQLPEVDSLPDGFVDSSAEHLTSSPVTPEVVDYEEERLVEVESRPDLVVDDFQSCEGDDGSAEQARTFPVELSDSDAQNLVRTPVEDCKDESEAGSPSFVSDNLVVKSEHELAPSTDGNKLGGETCPNVVKSTELGVETQAANVQGTVASESSGTSRKDTSDVKRKSTKRTFKTEKEFLEFTLSYQKVLSERDAAISMRDKLESLCRELQRQNKMLMDECKRVSTESQNLRLELSNKFQEAIKDVTVKLEEQRDDSLTQLKENEMLKNQLKQKENQIALTEQQYAHQLKQKSLELQIADLKIQQHEENLVKEQSQMKMYAEQVSQLLATEKSLRLQLTADGEKFQQFQDALVKSNEVFETFKQEIEKMAKSIKELKKENSFLKSKTEKSDITLIQLVEERERMKKQLEKTKNQKEKLESLCRSLQAERKQNPSVQSNTDSSPA, translated from the exons ATGGAGAATACTGCGGCAAATCAACTGCCAGAAGTGGATTCGTTACCTGACGGTTTTGTTGACAGCTCAGCGGAACATCTAACCTCGTCACCTGTGACGCCGGAAGTGGTGGATTATGAGGAGGAGAGATTAGTAGAAGTTGAATCGCGGCCTGATTTGGTAGTGGATGATTTTCAGTCGTGTGAAGGTGACGATGGAAGTGCAGAACAAGCGAGAACGTTTCCTGTAGAACTATCGGATTCTGATGCGCAGAATTTGGTAAGAACGCCTGTTGAGGATTGTAAAGATGAGAGTGAGGCTGGATCACCGAGCTTCGTGTCTGATAATCTGGTAGTGAAATCGGAACATGAATTGGCTCCTTCAACCGACGGAAACAAATTAGGTGGAGAAACATGTCCAAATGTAGTAAAAT CGACCGAGCTAGGAGTGGAAACGCAAGCAGCCAATGTACAAGGAACGGTAGCATCAGAGAGCTCTGGAACAAGCAGAAAA GATACATCTGACGTCAAACGTAAAAGTACCAAGCGTACTTTTAAGACAGAGAAGGAATTTTTGGAGTTCACTCTGAGTTATCAGAAAGTTCTTTCTGAAAGGGATGCAG CTATTTCTATGCGAGATAAACTTGAGTCACTATGTAGAGAGCTACAAcgtcaaaacaagatgctaatg GACGAATGCAAAAGAGTATCAACAGAAAGTCAAAACTTAAGACTAGAGCTATCAAACAAGTTTCAGGAAGCTATAAAG GACGTTACCGTTAAGCTGGAGGAGCAAAGGGACGACAGCCTGACGCAACTGAAGGAGAATGAAAT GTTAAAAAACCAATTGAAGCAAAAGGAAAATCAAATTGCTCTTACGGAGCAACAATACGCTCACCAG TTGAAGCAGAAAAGTCTAGAACTTCAAATTGCAGATTTAAAGATTCAACAACATGAAGAAAATTTGGTCAAGGAACAATCCCAGATGAAGATGTATGCAGAACAGGTGTCACAACTTTTGGCAACAGAAAAGAGTTTACGATTACAGTTAACTGCTGACGGTGAAAAATTCCAACAATTCCAG GATGCATTGGTAAAGAGCAATGAGGTTTTTGAAACATTTAAGCAAGAAATTGAAAAG ATGGCAAAATCGATAAAGGAACTTAAAAAGGAAAATAGCTTTTTAAAGAGTAAGACCGAGAAGTCTGACATCACCCTTATACAACTCGTGGAGGAG CGTGAACGTATGAAGAAGCAACTGGAGAAAACCAAGAATCAAAaagaaaagcttgaatcattatgcAGATCGCTCCAAGCCGAGAGAAAGCAAAATCCATCCGTGCAAAGCAATACTGATTCGTCCCCTGCTTGA